From Cannabis sativa cultivar Pink pepper isolate KNU-18-1 chromosome 8, ASM2916894v1, whole genome shotgun sequence, a single genomic window includes:
- the LOC115700941 gene encoding protein NRT1/ PTR FAMILY 4.6, whose product MELEENQQETRWEDYVDWRNRPAVKGRHGGMLAASFVLVVEIMENLAYLANASNLVLYLRDYMHLSPSKSANNVTNFMGTAFLLALLGGFLSDALFTAYHIYLISAVVEFLGLIILTVQARSSSLKPPPCTKTGLDICEEVHGGKAAMLFLGLYLVALGVGGIKGSLPSHGAEQFDESTPQGRKQRSTFFNYFVFCLSCGALIAVTLVVWIEDNKGWEWGFGISTLSILLSIPVFLSGSALYRNKIPSGSPLTTIVKVLVAAFVNTCMKKKTPSNAIANMGTSSSPPTTTNKEVEKDTKQKESTETTSNSFKFLNSAAEGDPIHVALQCSVQQVEDVKVVLKILRIFACTIMLNCCLAQLSTFSVQQAATMNTKLGSLKVPPASLPIFPVVFIMILAPIYDHFIVPFARKVTKSEMGITHLQRIGIGLLLSILAMGVAALVEIKRKRVATSSGLLDSTEPLPITFFWIALQYLFLGSADLFTLAGLLEFFFTEAPLSMRSLATSLSWVSLAMGYYLSTVIVSIVNNVTGISKHKPWLSGSNINHHHLERFYWLMCVLSALNFLHYLFWACKYKYRSNKSRP is encoded by the exons ATG GAGTTAGAAGAAAACCAGCAGGAAACAAGATGGGAAGACTATGTAGATTGGAGGAACAGGCCTGCTGTGAAGGGCCGCCATGGGGGCATGTTGGCAGCCTCCTTCGTTTTGG TGGTGGAGATCATGGAAAACTTGGCATATCTAGCAAATGCAAGCAATTTGGTGCTTTACTTAAGGGACTATATGCACTTATCTCCATCCAAATCGGCAAACAATGTCACAAATTTCATGGGAACAGCTTTCCTTCTCGCCCTCCTTGGAGGTTTCTTATCGGATGCCCTTTTCACCGCTTATCACATCTACCTGATAAGTGCAGTTGTTGAATTTCTC GGTCTAATCATACTCACAGTACAAGCCCGTTCATCATCTCTTAAACCACCACCGTGCACAAAAACTGGTTTGGACATATGTGAAGAAGTTCATGGGGGCAAGGCTGCAATGCTATTTCTGGGCCTATATCTGGTTGCACTTGGTGTTGGGGGCATAAAAGGATCGCTACCGTCACATGGCGCCGAGCAATTCGACGAGAGCACCCCTCAAGGAAGAAAGCAGAGATCAACCTTCTTCAACTACTTTGTGTTTTGTCTCTCATGTGGTGCCCTGATAGCAGTGACATTAGTTGTGTGGATTGAGGACAACAAAGGGTGGGAATGGGGTTTTGGAATCTCAACTCTCAGCATATTGTTATCAATCCCAGTCTTCCTATCAGGATCAGCTCTTTACAGGAACAAAATCCCTTCTGGGAGTCCACTTACGACTATTGTCAAG GTTTTGGTTGCGGCTTTTGTAAATACTTGCATGAAGAAGAAGACGCCAAGCAATGCAATTGCAAACATGGGAACATCATCCTCTCCTCCCACCACAACCAACAAGGAAGTAGAAAAAGATACCAAACAAAAGGAGTCCACTGAAACAACCTCAAATAGCTTCAAATTCCTTAACAGTGCAGCTGAGGGTGATCCAATTCATGTGGCTTTACAATGCAGTGTGCAGCAAGTGGAAGATGTCAAAGTTGTGTTGAAAATCCTCCGAATCTTTGCTTGCACAATTATGCTCAATTGCTGCTTGGCTCAGCTATCCACATTTTCTGTCCAACAAGCTGCAACAATGAATACAAAGCTTGGTTCGTTGAAAGTTCCACCAGCTTCCCTCCCCATTTTCCCAGTCGTTTTTATCATGATCTTAGCTCCAATATACGACCATTTCATTGTCCCATTTGCAAGAAAAGTAACCAAATCCGAAATGGGCATAACTCACCTGCAGAGAATTGGAATTGGTTTACTTCTTTCCATCTTAGCAATGGGTGTGGCTGCACTTGTTGAGATTAAGAGAAAGAGAGTTGCAACCAGCTCAGGCCTACTTGACTCAACCGAGCCATTGCCCATAACTTTCTTTTGGATTGCATTGCAGTACTTGTTCCTTGGTTCAGCAGATCTTTTCACCTTGGCAGGGTTGTTAGAATTTTTCTTTACAGAAGCACCTCTAAGCATGAGATCTTTGGCGACATCTCTTTCCTGGGTTTCTTTGGCTATGGGATACTACCTAAGCACAGTGATTGTGTCCATAGTCAATAATGTCACAGGAATCTCCAAACACAAGCCATGGCTGTCTGGAAGTAACATAAATCATCATCACTTAGAACGCTTCTACTGGCTTATGTGTGTGCTCAGTGCACTGAATTTCTTGCACTACCTTTTCTGGGCCTGCAAGTATAAATACAGATCAAACAAATCGCGCCCTTga